DNA sequence from the Gemmatimonadales bacterium genome:
GGTCACGACCGTCACGCTCGCCCCAACGGGACGCACCGCGTTGGAGCGCGCGCGGCGCGTGATCGAGGACGCGATCGCGGCCGGCGAGAGCGTCTACGGCGTGACGACGGGCTTCGGCCGGCTGGCCGAGGTGATGATCGCCCCCGAAGAGCGGATCCTGCTCCAACGCAACGTCATCAGGAGCCATGCCTCCGGCTTCGGCGAGCCGATCTCCCGCGAGGCCGTGCGCGCGCTCATGCTGCTGCGCGCCAACACGCTCGCCCATGGCCACTCGGGCTGCACCGTCCGCTGCGTCGAGTCGCTCCTCGACTTCCTGAATCGCGGTATCCATCCCGTCGTGCCGGAGTTCGGCTCCGTCGGCGCGAGCGGCGACCTGGTGCCGCTCGCCCACGTCGCGCTCGGCCTCATGGGCGAGGGCGACGTCGAGATGGGCGGCCGCGTCGTCCCGGCGAGGGATGCGCTCGCGGCCGCCGGCCTCCAGCCGCTCGACGTGCGCGAGAAGGACGGGCTCTCGCTCATCAACGGCACCCAGTTCTGCTCCGCCCTGGGCGTGCTCGCGCTACTCGAGGCGGAAGGTGCGCTCGACGCGCTCGAGGTGGCCGGTGCGATGAGCCTCGACGCCCTCAAGGGCTCACCCGGACCGTTCGCGGAGAACATCCAGGCGATACGGCCCCACCCGGGCCAGGCGGCCAGCGCGGCGAGACTGCGCGCCCTACTCGCGGGGAGCGAGATCCGCGAGTCCCACCGCCACGGGGACGACCGCATCCAGGACGCCTACTCGCTGCGCTGCATGCCGCAGGTGCACGGCGCCGCCCGCGACGCCCTAGCCTATGTGCGCCGGGTGCTCGAGATCGAGATCAACAGCGCGACCGACAACCCACTCGTCTTCCCCGAGACCGGCGAGATCGTGAGCGGTGGCAACTTCCACGCCCAGATCGTGGCCCAGGCGCTGGACCTGCTAGCCATCGCGCTCGCCGACCTCGCCGCCATCAGCGACCGCCGTATCGAGCGGCTGATGAACCCTGACACGTCCGGGCTGCCGGCCTTCCTCGCCCGGAATCCCGGCGTCGAGTCGGGGCTCATGATGCTCCAGACCGCCGTGGCGGACGTGCTCACGGAGATGCGCGTCCTCGCGTCGCCGGCGAGCACGCATTCGGTGCCCACGGGCGCGGGCCGCGAGGACCACGTCTCGATGGGGCCGGCCGCGGCGCGAAAGGCGCGACGGGCCGCCTGGTGCATGAGCTACGTCGCGGCCGCCGAGCTGCTCTGCGCCGCCGAGGCCATCGAGCACCACCGGCCGATGAAGACGGGCCTCGCCCTCGAGCGGGCGCACGCCCGGCTGCGTGAGGCGGTGCCGCGTCTCGAGCGCGACCGTCCCCTCGCGGCCGATGTCGAAGCGGTCGCCGGGCTGGTCCAGCGCGGCGCGTTCGCCGGGACGTAGGCCCCGGGCCGCGTGTGATCAGCTGCCGCACCCTCGGCCCGGTCGAGATCCTCGTGGACGGCGGGGCGCCACCTCCCGAGCTGCTCTGGCGCAAGAACCTCGCGCTCCTCGTGTACCTCGCGCGATCGCCCCGCCACCTCCGAACCCGCGAACACCTGATCGGGCTGCTCTGGGCCGACAAGCCCGAAACTGCCGCGCGCCATTCGTTGCGTGAGGCCGTGCGGATCCTGCGGCGTTGCCTCGGCGACAGCGGCGTCCTCCATGAGGGCGCGCAGATCGGACTGGAGCCCGGCACCATCGACCTCGACACGGACCGGTTCGACGCGCTCACGTCGGCCGGTGACTGGCGCGGCGCGGCGGACCTGGTCGGAGGAGAGTTCCTCGAGGGCTTCAGCGTTCCCGATGCATCCACCTTCGAGGACTGGCTCACCGCGGAGCGCGCGACGTGGCGCGGACGCTCGGTGGACGCGCTGGTTCGCCGCGCCGAAGAGCTGCTGCGGGTCGGCCAGCCGCTCGACGCGGTCGCGGCGGCTAATTTCGCCCTCTCGCTGGACCGGACTTCCGAGACTGCCGCGCGAACGGTGATGCGGAGCCACGCCCTCACCGGCAACCGCTCCGCGGCGCTCGAGACCTACGCGGCGCTGGCCGCGCGCCTCGACCAGGAACTTGGCACCGAGCCGGACGGCGAGACGCAGGCGCTCGCCGACCGGGTGCGTCGCGAGCGGACGTGGCGGGTGGCGGAGCCGGCGCCGCACCGCGTGGGCGCGGAGTCCCGCCGCGCACCGCTGGTAGGCCGAGAGGCCGAGCTTGGCCACCTCCTCGACGCCTGGGACGCCGCCCGAAGATCGCGACAGCCCGGCGTGGGATTGGTCGAGGGCGAGACCGGGATGGGCATCACGCGGCTGGTGGATGAAGTGGTAGCGCGGGCGCGGCTCGACGGAGCCGCGACCAGCACCGTGCGGGCGGTCGAGGCCGATCGCAAGGAGCCCTGGAGCGGCGTCCTCGGGCTGGCGCGGGGCGGACTGCTTGACGCCCCGGGGCTGGCCGCGGCGCCGCCCGCCGCGCTCGCCGCGTTCGCCGCCCGCGCGGCGGAGTGGGCCGACCGGTTCGGCGACGCGGTGCGCGGCGAGACGCCGCTCCCGATGGGACGCGCCCTGAGCGAGGTGCTGCGCGCGGTGGCAGACGAGCAAGCGGTGCTCCTCGCCGCCGACGATGCCCAGTGGCTCGACCACGACTCGCTCCTGGCTCTCCGCGCCGCGCTGCGCGACCTGGCCGACGCCCCGATCTTCCTGTTGTTCGCAGCCACACCCCGCCCCCCGCGCGACGAGCTGGACGAGATGCGCGCCCGCCTCGGACGCGACCTCGACGGCGCGAACGTGCTGCTCCAGCCGCTCGACGCAGCCGCCCTGCGTGCACTCGCCCGCTGGGCCATCCCCGCCTACGGCGACGAACAGCTCGACCGGGTCGCCCGGCGCATCGCCGCCGACTCGGCCGGCCTACCGCTGCTCGCCGTCGAGTTGCTTCACGCGGTGGCGCTGGGGCACGACCTGTTGGGCGCTGAGCGCGTCTGGCCCGAGCCGCTCAAGACATTCGAGCACAGCTATCCCGGCGAGCTCCCATCGGCGGTGATCGCCGCGATACGCGTCGGGTACCGCCGCCTCAGCGCCAACGCGCAGGCGATGCTGACCGTCGCGTCGGTGCTCGGCGACCGGGTCGCGCCCGATGCCCTCACCCGCGGCTCAGGGCTCGACCCCGAGCCCGCGGCCGCCGCCCTCGACGAGTTGGAGTGGCAACGCTGGCTGACCGCCGAGCCCCGCGGCTACGCGTTCGTCGCGCGCATCGTGCGGGACATCGTGGCCCGCGATATGGTCACCCCCGGCCAGCGCCAGCGCATCAAGGAGCGCGCCGCCTCGGCTTGACGTTCGCTTGACGGCCGCCGGGCGGGCCGGCGTTCCGAACCCGCTCCGCTTGACGGCTGCTTGCGCCGCCTCCCTCACCTTCTCTTCAACAACGCCGCGCTCCAGGGATGCATCGTGTCGTCCCCCCTCGCCGGTCATGGCCGAGGGATCCCGCTGGAGGCACGAAGGCGCCAGCCTGGCCTTCCTCGAGCGCGGTTCCCCCTCCCCGGTTCCCGGGTGCGCGGGTTCCGACAAGCCGTCTTGCGCCGGGCCCTGAGCGCTCGCGCGAAAGTCCCTGAGGCGCCAGCACTTGTGCCGTAGCGATTGGCACCACAATGTTGGGGCGGAGCCCCCAACCCGTGCCAGAAGAGCGGTCGTACGCGCCAGCCGAGGGGATTACCCCTCTTTCACCGATAACGGCGGACCATCGCGGCCGGCCGGCGCCGGGCGCTGCCGCGTCGCTGCGAGACCGGCTGCGGTCAGCGCTCGGGCCGAGCTATCAGCTGGGGCTGGAGCTCGGGCGCGGCGGGATGGGCGTCGTGATCCGCGCGACCGACCTCAGGCTGCGGCGCGAGGTCGCCATCAAGGTCCTCCCGCCGGAACTCGCCTGGCGCGCCGACCTCCGCACCCGCCTGGTGCGCGAGGCGCAACTCGCCGCGGGTCTCTCCCACCCCAACATCGTCCCGATCTACGACGTCGGCGAGACCGAAGAGCTGGTCTGGCTCATCATGGCGTTCGTCGAGGGCGAGACGGTCGGCGACAAGGTCGCGCGCGAGGGACCGCAGCCACTCTCCGTGGTGCGCCGCGTCCTCCAGAACGTCGCGTGGGCGCTGGCGTACGCTCACGCCCGCGGCGTCCTCCACCGCGACATCAAGCCTGACAACATCATGCTCGAGGCGGCCACCGGGCGGCCCGTCGTCACCGACTTCGGCATCGCGAAGGCGCTGACGGGCGACGAGCTGCACCTCACCGCACCGGGGCAGCTCATCGGCACGCTCGCCTACATGGCCCCCGAACAGGTTTTGGGCGAGGGCCCGGCCGACGGGCGCGCCGATCTCTACAGCCTCGGCCTAGTCGGCTTTTACCTCCTGACGGGGCAGCACGCCCTCCAGGGCCAGTCCATGGGCTCCATTGTTGCGGAACACACCAAGGGAGTCGTGCCCGACCCCCGGCCGCTCAGGCCCCGCATCCCGGAGCGGCTCGTTGGCGCGCTCAACACCGCGCTGGCCGCCAAGCCATCCGACCGGGCAGCCACCGCCGAGGCTTTCGCCGAAGCGATCGGCCGCGCGGGACCGGACGTGCCGGAGACGCCGGCCGTGATCCAGACGTTTTTCCGGGCGTCCCGGCGCACCTTCACGACCGTGTCACTCTTCGGCATCGGGATCGGCGTCGTCGGCTTCTCGGCGATCCCCGGCGTGCTCACCCTGCTCTTTCTCGGCGCGGTGACGGCGGGCTGGCTGCGGCGACTCGAGACGGTGACGCGCGCCGGCTTCGGATGGGAGGCCGTCCGGCGCGGCCTCTACGGGGAGCGCGCCCGGTACCTCGACGAGCGCACCGTGAGGCCTAACGTGCGAGTGAGCGCGCCGCTCACGTCCCTCCTCTGGTTCATCACCGTGGCGGGGAGCGCGCTCCTGGGTGCGCTGTACCTAGACGAGCGCCCCTACCAGCCGCCCGTGGTCGAGGGCCTCAACCAGGTCGTGCTCATCGTGAGCGCCTTCGGCGGGTTCTTCGCCGCGCGCACGCTCGGGTTCATCGCACCGCCCGAAGAGGTTGGCCGGCGCCGCTCATCGGCGAGCGCCTTCCGGGTCGCCGCGCCGCTGTGTGCGGTCGTGGCCGTGATGCTCGGCGTGCCGTTCGGCAAGCTCGCCGGCGGCGGAGGCGGGTTTCTCGCCGCCGCGATCACCTTCCTCTGGCTGCGCTACGGGCCGCGGCTGTCCGCCCGGCCCACCGCCGAGTGGCGGCTGTCGCCGGTGATCGACGCGCTCGGCAGCTGGCTCTTCGCCCGGACATCGTGGACCAAGGGGCGGCTGCGGTTCCGGCGGGACGAGACGATGGGCGGGCGCAGACACCGGATCGGCCCCACGCTCATCCGCCGCCATCAGATGGCGATCGACCGCGCGCTCGCCAAGCTCCCCGCGCCCGAACGTCAGCAGCACCTCGACGTCGTGGCGCTCGTACACCTGCTCGGCGACGGACTGGAGCAGACGCGCCGCACCCTCAGGGAGACGGAGGCGCGCCGCCTCCAGCTCGAGGCCGGCGCCATCAGTGTCCACGGTCCGGACGCCGAGACCGTGCTGCACGACGAGTTGGAGCGGGCGCTGGCCGAGGAAGACCGACTGCGCATCCGGATGCGGGAAGAATGGGAGGCCCTCCGCTCCCTCGAATCGGCGCTAGCCGTCGGCGACACCAAGGAGCGCCAGGCCACGATCGCGACGGCCGTCCAGCTGGCGAAGCGCGTCACCCAGTCAACGTAGAAACCCGCCGCAACAGCCTTAGACTTCGCGGGCGATATTTCCGGACCCCAATTGACCGCATTGGCGAGCACTGACCGGCAAACACTTCGGCAAACACTGAGACTAGGCGCGCCGTATCGCACGTAACGCGCGCGTGTAGCAACCCCCACGCGCCGCTCCCCCGCCGTCTGTGAGCCTCAAGAGGGGTAGTAGCCATAGACGGCCTCCAGCTTGCCCGGTTGGCGGCCTGAGCGCACCTTGAACGGCGTCGGTTCGCCTGACCCCGGGGTACGGCGACGCCGGCACGCCGCACACCCTCACTCAGGGCATATCATGGGTACCTGCCCAATTTGTGACATCGAGGGCGCGCCGTTCCACGCGATTCGCTAGCGTTCCCGATGGTCCGGTCGTTCTACGGGTTGCGGCGCGGGCTGGCAGCCGGCTCCGCCGCCGCGGCGCTTCTCCTGCACCCGGTGCGGGCGCAACAGGCCCCTCAGCCGGTGCGCTTCATCGTCCGCGCGTGGCCGGACGCGGCGGTTTTCGGCGCGACCACCACCGCGGAAGTCCTTCGGCGGGTCCTCGACGATCGTCTGCCGCGCGTCACGTGCGCCCCGTGCGATCCCTCCCGGCTCTGGGGCATCGACCGCGGCGCGGTGGGGACGCTCCGGGCCGGCCCTTCGAACGCGAGCAACCTGTTGCGGGGCGGCGCGACGTGGGGCGCGGGCGCCCTGCTCGCCCTCAGCCGTGGCAGGGGTGAGGGCGCAGCGAGGCTGGAGGATATCCTCGTCTTCGCCGAGGCGCTGACCGTCACGGACGCCGCGACGACGTGGACGAAAGTTCTCTTCCACCGGCCGCGGCCGGAGCGCTACGCCGCCGGGGGGCCGTTGCCGCCGGACCGCGACTACTCGTTCCCATCGGGGCACACGAGCCAGGCCTTCGCGGCCGCGGCGGCGTACGCCTCGATCCTGCACCGCCGTGGGATTGCGGGGCGGCACCGCGCGGAGATCGCCGCGCTGTTCGCGACCGCGGCGGCGACCGGAGCGATGCGCGTGGCGGCGCACAAGCACTTCCCCACCGACGTGCTGGGCGGGGCCGTGCTCGGGACGGCCGTCGGTTGGTCCATCCCGGCGCTGCATCGGATAGTCGCGCCGGGAGCGCGCTGACGCGGCCAAGGGGCACCTTCGCAGCGGTTGTGGTTTTGGACGCGAACCTTGCCCGGCTCATGCCGGACGCACACGCGCTTCTGGGCGACCCTTGGCTTCACCTCGCGCACGCCGTCTCCAGCTCGAGGCCGGCGCCATCAGTGTCCACGGTCCGGACGCCGAGAACCTGCTGCACGACGAGTTGGAACGGGCGCTGGCCGAGGAAGACCGACTGCGCATCCGGATGCGGGAAGAATGGGAGGCCCTCCGCACCCTCGAATCGGCGCTAGCCGTCGGCGACACCAAGGAGCGCCAGGCCACCATCCCGACGGCGGTCCAGCTGGCGAAGCGCGTCACCCAGCCACCGTAGAAAACCCGCCGCAACCGCCTTAGACTTCGCGGGCGTGCGGTGGCGCCGGCGCCGGCCGTTGCATATCATCGCGAGTCTCGCAGGCTAACTCGGCTAGGGCCGAGTTATCACACGAGCTTCGCAGCGGTTGTGGTTTTGGACGTGAGTGTGCGGGCTTGTTGACGTTGTGACCGAGAGCGACGATAGGTGGTTTCGAGCGTGAGTGAATCGGTCATCAACGTGTCGGAGCTGACGCGCCGCTTCGGTACCAAGACGGCCCTGGCCTCGGTGAGCGTGTCCATGCCACGCGGGGCGGTCTACGGCCTCGTCGGCGCAAACGGCGCAGGCAAGACGACGCTCATCAAACATATTCTGGGCCTGCTACGGGCGCAAAGCGGCTCGGTGCGCGTCTTCGGCCTCGATCCCGTCGCCGATCCGGTCGCCGTCCTGTCGCGCATCGGCTACCTCTCCGAGGAAAACGACCTTCCCGGCTGGATGCGCGTTGACGAACTCATTCGCTACTCGCGCGCATTCTATCACGCGTGGGACGACGTGTATGCGGAAGAGCTGCGGCAGAAGTTCGACCTGGATCCCGTGGCGAAAATCAAGAACCTCTCCAAGGGGCAGAAGGCGCGGGCGGGACTGCTCATCGCATTGGCCCATCGGCCCGAATTATTGGTGCTGGATGAACCGTCGTCCGGCCTCGACCCCATCGTGCGCCGCGACATTCTCGGCGCCGTCATTCGCACCATCGCCGATGAGGGCCGCACGGTGCTCTTTTCGTCGCACTTGCTGGAGGAAGTGGAGCAGGTCGCCGATCACGTCACGATGATCAGCCAGGGCAGGATCGTCTTGAGCGCTCCGCTTGACACCATCAAGGAATCGCACGGCGGCGCGTCCCTCAATGAGATTTTCGTCGCACGCGTCGGGATGCCTGCAGCGCCGGCCGCCGAGGCGTAGGTCATGCGGTCCCCCGCCCTCGCGATCGGCTGGGAGTTTCGGAAGCGGCATTCCTGGCCGCTGATCGCGATGGGCGCCTTCCTGTTTGGCCTGGCGGTCTTCAGGCTGGTGATGTTCGTGCCAGGGGAACCAATCACGGTGGTCCCCCCTGACGGCAGGGCGGCCGTGGTGATCGGGCCCCTATCGTGGGCGTTCTTCTACTACCTCGCGGTATTCAGTTTCGGCCTTTCCGGCGACCTCGGCGCGCGGCAATCGATCTTTCCCGCCCGCATGTTCTCGCTGCCGGTGAAGACTGCCGCACTGGTCGGGTGGCCGATGTTGTACGGCACGATGACCGTTGCCGCGCTCGTGTTCGCCGCGACCGTGCTCGCGAGGTGGCCTTGGGAGATTGATGTCCCACTGGTCGGGCCGGCGCTGTTCGCCGCAGCCTTTCTTGCGTGGACGCAGGCATTGATGTGGATGCCGTACGGCCTGCCGGCCGCGCGCCCGATCGTCACGGTGCTCTGGCTCGCCGTGTTCGATGCAGCCGTTCTGCTGGCGGCGCACTACAAAGTTTCCGAGCCGGTGATGCTGGCGATCCTCGCGCCGCAGATTCCCATCGCATATCTCGTCGCCCGCTACGCCGTCGCGCGGGCGCGTCGCGGCGATGTGCCCGATTGGCGACCGAGTTTCATGCGCACTGCGGCCGTCGCCGCTCCTGCGCCGCTCAGCCGCGCCGGATTTGGATCGCCCGCGCGCGCGCAGCTCTGGTTCGAATGGCGACGCCAGGGCCGGACGCTGCCGGCGCTCGTGGGCATTCTGTTGCCCTTCGAGCTGGCGCTGTTCTGGATAGCCCGCGACGCACCAGCGCTCTTGCTCGAACTGCTGTTGCTCGCGCTCATCACTCCACCGCTCGCGGCGAGTTTCGCGGCCGCGACCGTGAGCAAGGCAAATCCCGATGCGCGCGATTCCCACGCCATGTCACCCTTCATCGCGACGCGACCGCTCTCGAGCGCCGATCTCATCGCCGCAAAGCTGAAGATGGCGATCTGGAGCACGCTTGCCGCATGGCTGCTGGTCATCGTCGCCGTCCCGCTCGCACTTATATGGTCGGGCACGTGGCCGATGGTAGAGGTACGGGCCAGCCGGCTCGTCGAGATTGTGGGGATGCCCCGCACGATCGTCTTCGCGCTGCTCGTGCTCGCCGGGCTGATGGCGTCGACGTGGAAGCAGCTCGTGCAGAGCATGTACATCGGCCTGACCGGCCGCGAATGGATCAGCAGGTCCACCGTGATTGCCGTGTTGATGTTTGTCATGTTCATCGGACCCGTCGTGCAATGGATCGTCGACCACAACAGTGCGCGAGCGATGTTGTGGCACTCACTGCCTTTGATCCTCGCTGTGCTGGTCGCGCTCAAGATGCTCGCCGCTGCCGGGGTCGCCGCACGCCTCACGCGCAGCGGGTTGCTGAGTGATCGCACTCTGGTTGGCGGCGCCGCAACCTGGGTCGCGGTGGTGTTCGCGCTCTACGGTGTGCTCGCGTGGCTGGTGTCCGGGCCGCTCATTCCGCAATACTGTCTCGTGTTGCTCGCGATCCTGGCCGTCCCGCTTGCGCGCGTATCCGCGGCTCCGCTGGCGCTTGCGTGGAACCGGCACCGGTGACCGTGACGACC
Encoded proteins:
- the hutH gene encoding histidine ammonia-lyase; translation: VTTVTLAPTGRTALERARRVIEDAIAAGESVYGVTTGFGRLAEVMIAPEERILLQRNVIRSHASGFGEPISREAVRALMLLRANTLAHGHSGCTVRCVESLLDFLNRGIHPVVPEFGSVGASGDLVPLAHVALGLMGEGDVEMGGRVVPARDALAAAGLQPLDVREKDGLSLINGTQFCSALGVLALLEAEGALDALEVAGAMSLDALKGSPGPFAENIQAIRPHPGQAASAARLRALLAGSEIRESHRHGDDRIQDAYSLRCMPQVHGAARDALAYVRRVLEIEINSATDNPLVFPETGEIVSGGNFHAQIVAQALDLLAIALADLAAISDRRIERLMNPDTSGLPAFLARNPGVESGLMMLQTAVADVLTEMRVLASPASTHSVPTGAGREDHVSMGPAAARKARRAAWCMSYVAAAELLCAAEAIEHHRPMKTGLALERAHARLREAVPRLERDRPLAADVEAVAGLVQRGAFAGT
- a CDS encoding BTAD domain-containing putative transcriptional regulator, translated to MISCRTLGPVEILVDGGAPPPELLWRKNLALLVYLARSPRHLRTREHLIGLLWADKPETAARHSLREAVRILRRCLGDSGVLHEGAQIGLEPGTIDLDTDRFDALTSAGDWRGAADLVGGEFLEGFSVPDASTFEDWLTAERATWRGRSVDALVRRAEELLRVGQPLDAVAAANFALSLDRTSETAARTVMRSHALTGNRSAALETYAALAARLDQELGTEPDGETQALADRVRRERTWRVAEPAPHRVGAESRRAPLVGREAELGHLLDAWDAARRSRQPGVGLVEGETGMGITRLVDEVVARARLDGAATSTVRAVEADRKEPWSGVLGLARGGLLDAPGLAAAPPAALAAFAARAAEWADRFGDAVRGETPLPMGRALSEVLRAVADEQAVLLAADDAQWLDHDSLLALRAALRDLADAPIFLLFAATPRPPRDELDEMRARLGRDLDGANVLLQPLDAAALRALARWAIPAYGDEQLDRVARRIAADSAGLPLLAVELLHAVALGHDLLGAERVWPEPLKTFEHSYPGELPSAVIAAIRVGYRRLSANAQAMLTVASVLGDRVAPDALTRGSGLDPEPAAAALDELEWQRWLTAEPRGYAFVARIVRDIVARDMVTPGQRQRIKERAASA
- a CDS encoding serine/threonine-protein kinase, with product MPEERSYAPAEGITPLSPITADHRGRPAPGAAASLRDRLRSALGPSYQLGLELGRGGMGVVIRATDLRLRREVAIKVLPPELAWRADLRTRLVREAQLAAGLSHPNIVPIYDVGETEELVWLIMAFVEGETVGDKVAREGPQPLSVVRRVLQNVAWALAYAHARGVLHRDIKPDNIMLEAATGRPVVTDFGIAKALTGDELHLTAPGQLIGTLAYMAPEQVLGEGPADGRADLYSLGLVGFYLLTGQHALQGQSMGSIVAEHTKGVVPDPRPLRPRIPERLVGALNTALAAKPSDRAATAEAFAEAIGRAGPDVPETPAVIQTFFRASRRTFTTVSLFGIGIGVVGFSAIPGVLTLLFLGAVTAGWLRRLETVTRAGFGWEAVRRGLYGERARYLDERTVRPNVRVSAPLTSLLWFITVAGSALLGALYLDERPYQPPVVEGLNQVVLIVSAFGGFFAARTLGFIAPPEEVGRRRSSASAFRVAAPLCAVVAVMLGVPFGKLAGGGGGFLAAAITFLWLRYGPRLSARPTAEWRLSPVIDALGSWLFARTSWTKGRLRFRRDETMGGRRHRIGPTLIRRHQMAIDRALAKLPAPERQQHLDVVALVHLLGDGLEQTRRTLRETEARRLQLEAGAISVHGPDAETVLHDELERALAEEDRLRIRMREEWEALRSLESALAVGDTKERQATIATAVQLAKRVTQST
- a CDS encoding phosphatase PAP2 family protein, with translation MVRSFYGLRRGLAAGSAAAALLLHPVRAQQAPQPVRFIVRAWPDAAVFGATTTAEVLRRVLDDRLPRVTCAPCDPSRLWGIDRGAVGTLRAGPSNASNLLRGGATWGAGALLALSRGRGEGAARLEDILVFAEALTVTDAATTWTKVLFHRPRPERYAAGGPLPPDRDYSFPSGHTSQAFAAAAAYASILHRRGIAGRHRAEIAALFATAAATGAMRVAAHKHFPTDVLGGAVLGTAVGWSIPALHRIVAPGAR
- a CDS encoding ABC transporter ATP-binding protein — its product is MSESVINVSELTRRFGTKTALASVSVSMPRGAVYGLVGANGAGKTTLIKHILGLLRAQSGSVRVFGLDPVADPVAVLSRIGYLSEENDLPGWMRVDELIRYSRAFYHAWDDVYAEELRQKFDLDPVAKIKNLSKGQKARAGLLIALAHRPELLVLDEPSSGLDPIVRRDILGAVIRTIADEGRTVLFSSHLLEEVEQVADHVTMISQGRIVLSAPLDTIKESHGGASLNEIFVARVGMPAAPAAEA